The genomic window TTTCGAAATTTGCCGATACTGATGCCCGGAGTGTATCCAGACCGAATCGCTCCGTAGACGTTTTGGAGGCCACCGATGTTCTTCGTGAAGCTGAGCGGAAGCACTTATCTGCTGACACAAATGCGCCTAGAAGCGCGGGGCGGGTAATCGCCTTCAGATTCACACAGCGCGAGTTGACGATCATTCTCGATTTCGTCACCCCATTGCGTCCAACCATTGCGCCTGTATCTCGCAAATAGTTCAAGGTACGGACCGGGGCTGCACGACTCGACGATATCGTACAACTGATCCGGCTTTCGCGAGTGCTCACGCTTGCGTGTCGCCAACAGGTTCACCTGCCGCCGACCAGCGGCCCGCGTCCGTAGGGACCCCCGCACACCAAAAAGCACGAGTTCCGTCACGTTACGAAAATAGAAGCCAACACCGCGCCCGTCTGGGCCACCATCGGCTCGAATCTTGTACCACACAAGATTACCCTTGTACGTGAATCCCCACGCATCCATGACATCCAGGCCCCAATGCAATAGTGCGTTGGGAACCCACAGGTACAGGTGCGAACGGGGGGCGGCAAATTGGCCCACGGGCAAGGC from Candidatus Binatia bacterium includes these protein-coding regions:
- a CDS encoding MT-A70 family methyltransferase; the protein is MDVGRVLVEGVHGRYGTILADPPWRFQNRTGKMAPEHRRLRRYDTMSIQDIQALPVGQFAAPRSHLYLWVPNALLHWGLDVMDAWGFTYKGNLVWYKIRADGGPDGRGVGFYFRNVTELVLFGVRGSLRTRAAGRRQVNLLATRKREHSRKPDQLYDIVESCSPGPYLELFARYRRNGWTQWGDEIENDRQLALCESEGDYPPRASRRICVSR